The following coding sequences lie in one Bombus affinis isolate iyBomAffi1 unplaced genomic scaffold, iyBomAffi1.2 ctg00000075.1, whole genome shotgun sequence genomic window:
- the LOC126927114 gene encoding 6-phosphofructo-2-kinase/fructose-2,6-bisphosphatase-like isoform X1, with protein MDSITAEEDLRLKIAHYIRSYEPMDEKTYPRIRIDTGSMDIESCIVSGDVETNVLGYLGSVTVEPHTLYFSRHGESEYNVLGKVGGDAVLSARGERYAQALATKFNAMRIPDLRVLTSRLRRTIATARGVESPQEHVTALNELHAGICEGLSYEEMQEHYPQEFAWRDQDKLRYRYPWGESYIDAMHRVEPVIAELQRSNNILVVSHQAILRCIIGVFTDKKPKEVPYAEVPLHTVIRISSQGYNYKVDFFKLPIECVNTIRVKPNNCSADRTADDALLTVPAHFDIPDPWRNLGSGPTPVQQH; from the exons ATGGATTCAATAACAGCCGAAGAAGATCTACGATTGAAGATAGCTCATTACATTCGATCTTACGAGCCAATGGATGAGAAGACGTATCCACGAATCCGTATCGACACCGGCAGCATGGATATCGAGTCCTGCATCGTGTCTGGCGATGTGGAGACAAATGTCCTTGGATATCTTGGAAGTGTCACTGTTGAGCCGCATACTCTTTATTTCTCTCGG CACGGCGAAAGCGAGTACAACGTATTGGGTAAGGTTGGTGGTGACGCAGTTTTAAGCGCACGTGGCGAGAGATATGCACAAGCGTTGGCCACCAAGTTCAACGCTATGCGTATTCCCGACCTGCGCGTGCTAACTAGTCGCCTTCGAAGGactatcgcgactgctcgtgGCGTGGAATCGCCCCAAGAACACGTGACAGCACTCAACGAACTCCACGCCGGTATCTGTGAGGGGCTGTCTTATGAAGAGATGCAGGAGCATTATCCGCAG GAATTTGCATGGCGCGATCAAGATAAGCTGCGCTATCGTTATCCATGGGGAGAAAGCTACATCGACGCCATGCACCGCGTGGAACCGGTTATTGCTGAATTACAGAGATCCAACAACATCTTGGTCGTGTCTCATCAAGCTATTCTGCGCTGCATCATTGGCGTTTTCACAGATAAAAAACCGAAAGAGGTGCCTTACGCTGAGGTGCCACTGCATACCGTCATCCGAATCAGCAGCCAGGGTTACAATTACAAGGTGGACTTCTTCAAGTTACCCATAGAGTGCGTAAACACGATTCGCGTGAAGCCGAATAATTGTAGCGCGGACAGAACCGCGGACGATGCTCTGCTCACAGTCCCAGCACATTTCGACATACCGGATCCTTGGCGAAATCTTGGCAGCGGACCCACTCCCGTACAACAACACTGA
- the LOC126927114 gene encoding 6-phosphofructo-2-kinase/fructose-2,6-bisphosphatase-like isoform X2, producing the protein MWRQMSLDILEVSLLSRILFISLGLHGESEYNVLGKVGGDAVLSARGERYAQALATKFNAMRIPDLRVLTSRLRRTIATARGVESPQEHVTALNELHAGICEGLSYEEMQEHYPQEFAWRDQDKLRYRYPWGESYIDAMHRVEPVIAELQRSNNILVVSHQAILRCIIGVFTDKKPKEVPYAEVPLHTVIRISSQGYNYKVDFFKLPIECVNTIRVKPNNCSADRTADDALLTVPAHFDIPDPWRNLGSGPTPVQQH; encoded by the exons ATGTGGAGACAAATGTCCTTGGATATCTTGGAAGTGTCACTGTTGAGCCGCATACTCTTTATTTCTCTCGGGTTG CACGGCGAAAGCGAGTACAACGTATTGGGTAAGGTTGGTGGTGACGCAGTTTTAAGCGCACGTGGCGAGAGATATGCACAAGCGTTGGCCACCAAGTTCAACGCTATGCGTATTCCCGACCTGCGCGTGCTAACTAGTCGCCTTCGAAGGactatcgcgactgctcgtgGCGTGGAATCGCCCCAAGAACACGTGACAGCACTCAACGAACTCCACGCCGGTATCTGTGAGGGGCTGTCTTATGAAGAGATGCAGGAGCATTATCCGCAG GAATTTGCATGGCGCGATCAAGATAAGCTGCGCTATCGTTATCCATGGGGAGAAAGCTACATCGACGCCATGCACCGCGTGGAACCGGTTATTGCTGAATTACAGAGATCCAACAACATCTTGGTCGTGTCTCATCAAGCTATTCTGCGCTGCATCATTGGCGTTTTCACAGATAAAAAACCGAAAGAGGTGCCTTACGCTGAGGTGCCACTGCATACCGTCATCCGAATCAGCAGCCAGGGTTACAATTACAAGGTGGACTTCTTCAAGTTACCCATAGAGTGCGTAAACACGATTCGCGTGAAGCCGAATAATTGTAGCGCGGACAGAACCGCGGACGATGCTCTGCTCACAGTCCCAGCACATTTCGACATACCGGATCCTTGGCGAAATCTTGGCAGCGGACCCACTCCCGTACAACAACACTGA